A portion of the Celeribacter baekdonensis genome contains these proteins:
- the rarD gene encoding EamA family transporter RarD — MTDTQKGLISLILAQTLWGLSPLYYKAVADVPAFEVLAHRTVWTCLLFGGYLAYQGRLHELLTLMRGPKLRYVIPASLLISVNWGLFIYAIQSGQALEASFGYYVFPLVATMIGMVAFRERLRGLQVPAIVLAALAVLVLGIGLGALPWLALSLAITFASYGAIKKSLDAGPILSVTGEVVLLVPIALAYLIGAELFGWGGSATQPAGAFGHALSDSLLLIAAGLTTGVPLIFFATAARRLPMTVVGMGQYWNSTIQFGLAVLIFGEPFTHWHAIAMPLIWAALALYSVQAIRTETAARRVRRAG, encoded by the coding sequence ATGACCGACACCCAAAAAGGCCTCATTTCGCTGATCCTCGCACAGACCCTTTGGGGTCTGTCGCCGCTCTATTACAAAGCGGTGGCAGATGTGCCGGCATTCGAAGTGCTGGCGCATCGCACAGTTTGGACCTGTCTGTTGTTTGGCGGCTATTTGGCCTATCAGGGCCGTCTGCACGAGTTGTTGACCCTCATGCGCGGGCCAAAGCTGCGCTATGTCATTCCAGCCTCTCTTTTGATCTCGGTGAATTGGGGGCTGTTCATCTATGCGATCCAATCCGGGCAGGCGCTTGAGGCCTCGTTTGGCTATTACGTTTTCCCGCTTGTCGCCACGATGATCGGCATGGTGGCCTTTCGCGAGCGGCTGCGCGGGTTGCAAGTCCCGGCCATTGTTTTGGCGGCGCTTGCGGTGCTCGTTTTGGGGATCGGGCTTGGGGCTTTGCCGTGGTTGGCGCTGTCTTTGGCGATCACCTTTGCCAGCTACGGTGCGATCAAAAAATCCCTCGATGCCGGGCCGATCCTGTCGGTGACGGGCGAGGTGGTGCTTTTGGTGCCCATCGCCTTGGCCTATTTGATCGGCGCGGAACTGTTCGGGTGGGGTGGCAGTGCGACACAACCGGCGGGGGCCTTTGGCCATGCCCTTTCCGACAGTCTGCTTTTGATCGCGGCTGGGTTGACCACCGGCGTGCCTTTGATCTTTTTCGCGACCGCCGCGCGGCGTTTGCCGATGACGGTGGTCGGCATGGGGCAGTATTGGAACTCCACGATCCAATTCGGACTGGCCGTTTTGATTTTTGGCGAACCATTCACCCATTGGCACGCCATCGCCATGCCACTGATCTGGGCCGCTTTGGCGCTCTATTCGGTGCAAGCGATCCGAACCGAAACCGCGGCGCGTCGTGTCCGGCGGGCGGGATAA
- a CDS encoding DUF6635 family protein, whose product MHQPIENTAQAIQDKVDAFVRSHFNLAATFRLHRAALGWDLLRAPINVVLAPVFLLVGLAAAVSRLARFGRLEAWLRARQIFLKTSVARAIEADIANDLLEGAALTPHSRALITDYTGVRSAVAEITTSLFVLLAGLLLFGTATPGVTSLTPKVSEYVAHASAVAHFPLGSGLGSLWYGVFSVNLPIWFVVLTGVALAMTASLVTTFAGCIADPIQARLGIHRRRLMRLVERISMAEGQPSGLAPEHILARLADLTDAGISLLRFFRS is encoded by the coding sequence ATGCACCAGCCGATAGAAAACACCGCGCAGGCCATACAGGATAAGGTCGATGCCTTTGTGCGCAGTCATTTCAACTTGGCTGCGACCTTCCGTCTCCACCGTGCTGCACTGGGATGGGACCTGTTACGTGCGCCCATCAACGTGGTTCTGGCTCCGGTGTTTCTATTGGTCGGATTGGCAGCGGCCGTGTCACGTTTGGCGCGTTTTGGCCGCTTGGAGGCTTGGCTGAGGGCGCGACAGATTTTTCTCAAAACCTCTGTGGCACGCGCGATTGAGGCGGACATCGCCAACGACTTGCTTGAAGGTGCCGCCCTGACCCCGCACAGCCGGGCGTTGATCACCGATTATACCGGCGTCCGCTCTGCCGTTGCCGAGATCACGACGTCACTGTTTGTCCTCTTGGCTGGGCTGTTGCTCTTTGGGACGGCCACGCCGGGTGTGACCTCGTTGACCCCGAAAGTGTCGGAATATGTCGCGCATGCCTCAGCCGTCGCGCATTTTCCACTTGGTTCAGGATTGGGAAGCCTTTGGTACGGGGTCTTCTCCGTGAACTTGCCGATCTGGTTCGTCGTGCTGACGGGGGTGGCCTTGGCCATGACCGCCTCGCTTGTGACCACTTTCGCCGGGTGCATCGCCGACCCAATCCAAGCGCGGCTTGGCATTCACCGACGCCGCCTGATGCGCCTTGTTGAAAGAATTTCTATGGCAGAGGGCCAACCCTCCGGCCTCGCACCGGAACACATTCTGGCGCGCCTCGCGGATCTCACCGATGCGGGCATCAGCCTGCTGCGATTTTTTCGCTCGTGA
- a CDS encoding TIGR00730 family Rossman fold protein, with protein sequence MTPVPSSPQPAPLFSVCVYCGSRAGGTPSYETAATAFGRALANEGWRLVYGAGDVGLMGAVARAAQAAGAVTFGVIPTHLLPKEVGKRDLTTFVITENMHERKKVMFMNSDAIVVLPGGAGSLDEFFEVLTWKQIGLHDKPIFLLSTDGYWKPLEGLIEHIISEGFAPMSTSSYFETVETVEELVAALQAVRG encoded by the coding sequence ATGACACCCGTCCCCTCCTCCCCCCAACCCGCCCCGCTCTTTTCCGTCTGTGTCTATTGCGGCTCGCGCGCGGGCGGCACACCCAGTTATGAGACCGCCGCCACGGCGTTTGGCCGTGCGTTGGCCAATGAGGGCTGGCGTTTGGTCTACGGCGCGGGTGATGTCGGATTGATGGGCGCAGTGGCGCGCGCGGCGCAGGCGGCGGGGGCTGTGACCTTTGGCGTGATCCCGACGCATCTGTTGCCCAAAGAGGTCGGCAAACGTGATTTGACCACCTTCGTGATCACCGAAAACATGCATGAGCGCAAAAAGGTCATGTTCATGAACTCGGATGCCATCGTCGTCCTGCCCGGCGGTGCGGGGTCTTTGGATGAGTTTTTCGAAGTGCTGACCTGGAAGCAAATCGGCCTGCATGACAAACCGATCTTTCTGTTGTCCACGGATGGCTATTGGAAACCGCTCGAAGGCCTGATTGAGCACATCATTTCCGAAGGATTCGCCCCGATGTCGACCTCAAGCTATTTCGAGACGGTCGAAACAGTCGAAGAGCTGGTCGCGGCGTTGCAGGCGGTTCGGGGATAG
- a CDS encoding LysM peptidoglycan-binding domain-containing protein, with the protein MDKTQGWVRPVAGVVAVGLVAGIGYTLYVAYPGGSAPNAPAALTAEIGGADGWTQSGAADTVASISPESQAPKGQEPAPAGAVQTYPAFDLVRVPPDGLATVAGRAEAGAEVAILVDGQELAKTSANGRGEFVALFDLAASDSPREMRLRSVSGAQMLDSAESVIIAPFAAATDTAMPDTTMRADMRAEMAAVAVDGAMPGATEALADAGDAASAVATGGAVATSILRTAEAGGDVDTGAQPQGDPATESATGNTAENTADMPEPAAVAPTVMIATDEGVKVLQQPGTEAGRLRIDAVSYDPEGRVFVSGRGAPGQVVRLYLMGALKAEAGIGPDGQWRQELSDVAPGRYTLRADQVDANGQVSQRAEIPFHREDVAVLAGLSTGGATTPNVEPDAIVQDPPSVAPSSAAQPPAVPAKRITSVTVQPGNTLWGIASATYGDGVMYVRVFDANKSQIRDADLIYPGQIFVLPE; encoded by the coding sequence ATGGACAAGACGCAAGGCTGGGTGAGGCCCGTCGCGGGAGTGGTGGCGGTCGGGTTGGTGGCGGGGATCGGCTATACGTTATACGTGGCCTATCCCGGCGGCAGCGCGCCGAACGCGCCTGCGGCATTGACCGCCGAAATCGGGGGCGCTGACGGTTGGACACAGAGCGGGGCGGCGGACACGGTCGCGTCCATAAGCCCCGAGAGCCAAGCGCCCAAAGGTCAGGAGCCTGCACCGGCAGGCGCAGTCCAAACCTATCCGGCCTTCGATCTTGTGCGTGTTCCCCCCGATGGCTTGGCCACCGTGGCCGGACGCGCCGAGGCGGGGGCTGAGGTGGCGATCTTGGTCGATGGTCAAGAACTGGCAAAGACATCCGCCAATGGGCGCGGCGAATTTGTGGCTTTGTTCGATCTGGCCGCCAGCGACAGCCCGCGCGAAATGCGCCTGCGCAGTGTCTCTGGCGCGCAGATGTTGGACAGCGCCGAAAGCGTGATCATCGCGCCTTTTGCTGCGGCTACGGATACCGCGATGCCCGACACGACCATGCGCGCAGACATGCGCGCAGAGATGGCCGCCGTTGCGGTCGATGGTGCGATGCCCGGAGCGACTGAGGCGCTTGCTGATGCCGGTGACGCGGCCTCCGCTGTTGCCACAGGCGGTGCCGTGGCGACGTCAATTTTGCGAACCGCTGAGGCCGGGGGGGATGTTGACACGGGCGCTCAGCCACAGGGCGATCCCGCAACAGAAAGCGCGACCGGAAACACAGCCGAAAACACAGCAGACATGCCAGAGCCAGCCGCGGTTGCACCCACGGTGATGATCGCAACCGATGAGGGCGTCAAAGTGCTGCAACAACCGGGCACTGAGGCCGGTCGCTTGCGCATTGATGCGGTGAGTTATGATCCCGAGGGTCGGGTGTTTGTGTCCGGGCGCGGAGCGCCGGGGCAGGTCGTGCGGCTCTATTTGATGGGGGCGCTCAAGGCCGAGGCGGGCATTGGCCCGGATGGGCAATGGCGGCAGGAACTGAGTGACGTGGCACCGGGGCGCTACACGCTGCGCGCCGATCAGGTCGATGCCAATGGACAGGTCAGCCAACGCGCAGAAATTCCGTTCCACCGTGAAGATGTGGCGGTGTTGGCGGGGCTGTCCACGGGGGGGGCGACGACGCCAAACGTAGAGCCGGACGCCATCGTGCAAGACCCGCCCTCTGTTGCACCGTCCTCTGCGGCGCAACCGCCCGCCGTCCCGGCCAAACGCATCACCTCGGTGACCGTTCAGCCCGGCAATACGCTGTGGGGCATTGCCTCGGCGACTTACGGTGATGGGGTGATGTATGTGCGGGTGTTTGACGCCAACAAAAGCCAAATCCGCGACGCTGATTTGATCTATCCGGGGCAGATTTTCGTTTTGCCTGAGTGA
- a CDS encoding ABCB family ABC transporter ATP-binding protein/permease produces the protein MRGNRPMTTTEGPKNGWAVIRAVIPYFWPNEGPKAEVRATKIRVIIALVFLMGAKVVTVGTPVLYKSAVDALAGDAKSAAWMLGAGAVGLTVAYGMARLMSNGFNQLRDVVFAPVAQSALRKLALETFNHIHALSMRYHIARKTGGLSRIIERGTKGVAFLLRFLVFNIGPLAIELGMILVVVSLAFGASYMAVLAGTILAYVVFTFKVTEWRVKLRKEMNDQDTDANQKAIDSLLNFETVKYFGAEQREAARYDKAMEAYETAAVKTAYSLGFLNFGQSFLITAGLVIVMVMAALGVEKGTMTVGDFVMVNAYMVQITMPLNFLGTVYREIRQGLVDMEAMFDLLHQPAEILDAPNAPDLKVAGGAVALNAVEFHYDPARPILKGVDLVVPAGRSLAIVGPSGSGKSTIGRLLFRFYEVTGGSLQIDGQDIRDVTQVSLHAAIGVVPQDTVLFNDTIRYNIGYGRDGARYEEIVKAAQKARIHDFIMSLPEGYETQVGERGLKLSGGEKQRVGIARTLLKDPPILLLDEATSALDTQTERDILDALKAAGEGRTVITIAHRLSTVADADEIVVLEQGQVVERGTHERLLSAHGKYAAMWAAQAEDRDEAAA, from the coding sequence ATGCGCGGCAATCGCCCGATGACCACCACCGAAGGCCCGAAAAACGGATGGGCGGTGATCCGTGCCGTGATCCCGTATTTTTGGCCCAACGAGGGTCCAAAAGCCGAAGTCCGTGCCACCAAAATCCGGGTGATCATTGCTTTGGTGTTTTTGATGGGGGCGAAAGTCGTCACCGTTGGCACGCCTGTGCTCTACAAATCTGCCGTTGACGCTTTGGCCGGAGACGCCAAATCGGCCGCTTGGATGTTGGGCGCGGGAGCGGTTGGGTTGACCGTGGCCTACGGTATGGCGCGGTTGATGTCGAACGGGTTCAATCAGCTCCGCGATGTGGTGTTTGCCCCGGTGGCGCAATCGGCGCTGCGCAAATTGGCGCTTGAGACCTTCAATCACATTCATGCTCTTTCGATGCGCTATCACATCGCGCGTAAAACCGGGGGGCTCAGCCGGATCATTGAACGCGGCACCAAAGGCGTGGCGTTTTTGCTGCGGTTTTTGGTGTTCAATATTGGGCCTTTGGCGATTGAACTTGGGATGATCCTCGTGGTCGTCTCTCTCGCCTTTGGTGCCTCTTATATGGCGGTGTTGGCCGGGACGATCCTCGCCTATGTGGTCTTTACCTTTAAGGTCACCGAATGGCGGGTGAAGCTGCGCAAAGAGATGAATGACCAAGACACCGACGCCAATCAAAAGGCGATCGACAGTCTTTTGAACTTTGAAACGGTGAAATATTTCGGCGCGGAACAGCGCGAAGCGGCCCGCTATGACAAAGCGATGGAGGCCTATGAGACAGCGGCGGTCAAAACCGCATACTCGCTGGGATTTCTCAATTTTGGCCAAAGCTTTTTGATCACGGCGGGGCTGGTGATCGTGATGGTCATGGCCGCGCTTGGGGTTGAAAAAGGCACGATGACCGTGGGCGATTTCGTCATGGTCAACGCCTATATGGTGCAAATCACCATGCCGTTGAATTTCCTTGGCACTGTGTACCGCGAAATCCGTCAGGGGTTGGTTGATATGGAGGCGATGTTTGATCTGTTGCATCAACCCGCCGAAATTCTCGATGCGCCCAACGCGCCCGATCTCAAGGTGGCGGGCGGAGCGGTTGCGCTCAACGCGGTTGAATTTCATTACGACCCGGCCCGTCCGATCCTCAAAGGGGTTGATCTTGTCGTGCCCGCTGGGCGGTCCTTGGCGATTGTTGGCCCATCCGGGTCGGGCAAATCCACCATCGGGCGGTTGCTGTTTCGGTTTTACGAGGTCACCGGCGGGTCGCTTCAAATCGACGGTCAGGACATTCGTGATGTGACACAGGTCAGCCTGCACGCCGCCATCGGCGTGGTGCCGCAGGACACGGTGCTGTTCAATGACACGATCCGCTATAACATCGGGTATGGTCGCGACGGGGCGCGCTATGAGGAGATCGTCAAAGCCGCGCAAAAGGCCCGGATTCACGATTTCATCATGAGCCTGCCAGAGGGCTACGAGACTCAGGTGGGGGAACGTGGGTTGAAGCTGTCAGGCGGGGAAAAACAACGGGTGGGGATTGCCCGCACGCTGCTCAAAGATCCACCGATCCTGTTGCTTGATGAGGCGACTTCGGCGCTTGATACCCAGACCGAGCGTGATATTTTGGACGCGCTCAAAGCCGCTGGCGAAGGCCGCACCGTGATCACCATCGCGCACCGGCTCTCAACCGTCGCCGATGCCGATGAGATCGTGGTGCTGGAACAGGGGCAGGTGGTCGAGCGCGGCACCCATGAGAGGCTGTTGAGCGCCCATGGCAAATACGCGGCGATGTGGGCGGCACAGGCCGAAGACCGCGACGAGGCGGCGGCGTGA
- a CDS encoding cryptochrome/photolyase family protein codes for MTSIWWIRRDFRLSDNPALVAAAALGAVVPVFVCDETVDDLGAAPKWRMGLGLAHLIARIEALGGRVILRSGAASEVLLELAKEVGAKGVYWNRLYDKAVIARDTAVKSTLKTAGIEAQSSNGHLCFEPWTVETKTGGYYKVYTPFWKTVRERDVADVLAVPKVTWPQAWPESEALSDWQMGAAMQRGAKVVLAHCHIGEEAALARLDAFIAQHVEAYKAKRDFPAEPVCSGLSENLTYGEISPRRIWHAGWHAMETGAAGAEHFLKELVWREFAYHLLYHEPDLPHRNHREGWDGFEWRGENDDAEAWRRGRTGVQFVDAAMREMYVTGVMHNRARMIVASFLTKHLLTDWRIGRAWFEDCLIDWDPAANAMGWQWVAGCGPDAAPYFRVFNPDGQAEKFDADGAYMRAWIAEEQARPSETSLSYFAAVPKSWDLSHQDIYPEPIIGLKEGRERALAAYARLKT; via the coding sequence ATGACGTCAATTTGGTGGATACGGCGAGACTTTCGCCTTTCAGACAACCCGGCTTTGGTCGCGGCGGCTGCTTTGGGCGCGGTTGTGCCTGTGTTTGTGTGTGATGAGACTGTGGACGATTTGGGCGCGGCGCCGAAATGGCGGATGGGGCTTGGGTTGGCGCATCTGATTGCACGGATTGAGGCCTTGGGCGGGCGCGTTATCTTGCGTTCCGGGGCGGCCTCTGAGGTGCTTTTGGAACTGGCCAAAGAGGTCGGGGCCAAGGGCGTGTATTGGAACCGTTTGTACGACAAAGCGGTGATTGCGCGCGACACGGCTGTCAAATCGACATTGAAAACCGCGGGGATTGAGGCGCAATCCTCAAACGGTCATTTGTGTTTTGAACCTTGGACCGTCGAGACCAAAACCGGCGGCTATTACAAGGTCTACACGCCGTTTTGGAAGACAGTGCGTGAACGCGATGTGGCCGATGTTTTGGCTGTGCCAAAGGTGACTTGGCCACAGGCCTGGCCCGAAAGCGAGGCCCTGAGCGATTGGCAAATGGGGGCAGCAATGCAGCGCGGGGCCAAGGTGGTCTTGGCCCATTGTCACATCGGTGAAGAGGCGGCTTTGGCCCGGCTCGACGCCTTTATCGCGCAGCATGTCGAGGCCTATAAGGCCAAACGCGATTTCCCTGCGGAGCCGGTGTGTTCGGGCCTGTCGGAGAACTTGACCTACGGCGAAATATCACCGCGACGTATATGGCATGCAGGATGGCATGCGATGGAGACGGGCGCAGCAGGTGCCGAGCATTTCCTGAAAGAACTGGTCTGGCGCGAGTTTGCCTATCATCTGTTGTATCACGAACCGGATTTGCCCCATCGCAATCACCGCGAGGGCTGGGATGGGTTTGAATGGCGTGGCGAGAATGACGACGCCGAGGCGTGGCGGCGCGGGCGAACCGGGGTGCAGTTTGTCGATGCCGCGATGCGCGAAATGTATGTCACGGGGGTGATGCACAACCGGGCGCGGATGATTGTGGCGTCGTTTTTGACCAAACATCTGCTGACCGATTGGCGCATTGGCCGGGCGTGGTTTGAGGACTGTTTGATAGATTGGGACCCGGCGGCCAATGCGATGGGATGGCAATGGGTGGCCGGATGCGGCCCCGATGCAGCCCCCTATTTTCGGGTGTTTAACCCCGATGGTCAGGCAGAGAAATTTGATGCCGATGGGGCCTATATGCGGGCGTGGATTGCCGAAGAACAGGCGCGTCCAAGTGAGACGTCGTTGTCCTATTTTGCGGCTGTGCCCAAAAGTTGGGACCTGTCTCATCAGGATATATACCCGGAGCCGATCATTGGGTTGAAAGAGGGGCGCGAGCGGGCGCTTGCGGCCTATGCGCGGCTCAAAACGTGA
- a CDS encoding SAM-dependent methyltransferase, with product MLDQTTLPARAKEVYRTTEGQGNLPRYFTQVFDVASNMARGRLDFVMPDGRVFRAEGHAKGPEAELHIHSDDVFARLIREGDLGFCEDYLDEGWSTPDLMAFMDLIHADNDDLYDGFPGMAFVRAYERMRHWLNNNSKRQAKKNISHHYDLGNEFYGLWLDETMTYSSALFEQGQQSLQAAQIAKYASMVDEMGVKPGDHVLEIGCGWGGFAEYAAGQRGLKVTGLTISEEQYKFAAERIKNAGLSDRVQLKLQDYRDERAQYDGIASIEMFEAVGEKYWPTYFGTLRDCLKPGANATLQIITLQDRRFEIYRSSVDFIQKYIFPGGMLPSPTVLSDQIAKSGLEFVTSKEFGESYSITLRRWHEVFNAKWDQIEALGFDDRFRRMWNFYLASCAATFHSGNCDVTQITMTKTS from the coding sequence ATGCTTGATCAAACCACACTGCCGGCACGGGCCAAAGAGGTCTATAGAACCACCGAAGGGCAGGGCAACCTGCCGCGTTATTTTACGCAAGTGTTTGATGTTGCCTCCAATATGGCACGCGGGCGGTTGGATTTTGTGATGCCGGATGGTCGGGTGTTTCGCGCCGAAGGGCACGCGAAGGGACCTGAAGCTGAACTTCATATCCACTCAGACGATGTCTTTGCCCGGCTCATTCGCGAGGGCGATCTTGGGTTTTGCGAAGATTACCTCGATGAGGGGTGGAGCACACCCGATTTGATGGCGTTCATGGACCTGATCCATGCCGACAATGATGATCTTTATGACGGATTTCCGGGCATGGCGTTTGTGCGCGCCTATGAGCGGATGCGGCATTGGTTGAACAACAATTCCAAACGTCAGGCCAAGAAAAACATTTCTCATCACTATGATTTGGGCAATGAATTTTATGGGCTTTGGCTGGATGAAACGATGACCTATTCCTCGGCTTTGTTTGAGCAGGGGCAGCAAAGTTTGCAGGCCGCGCAGATCGCCAAATACGCCTCTATGGTGGATGAGATGGGGGTGAAGCCCGGCGATCATGTGTTGGAAATAGGCTGTGGTTGGGGCGGTTTTGCCGAATATGCGGCGGGTCAACGCGGTCTCAAAGTCACCGGGCTGACGATTTCCGAGGAACAGTATAAATTTGCCGCTGAACGGATCAAAAACGCGGGCTTGTCGGATCGGGTGCAACTCAAACTGCAAGACTACCGTGATGAGCGCGCCCAATATGACGGTATTGCCTCGATCGAGATGTTTGAGGCGGTGGGAGAAAAATACTGGCCGACCTATTTCGGCACCCTGCGCGACTGTTTGAAACCGGGGGCCAATGCCACGCTACAAATCATCACGCTGCAAGATCGTCGGTTTGAAATTTATCGGTCCTCCGTTGATTTCATTCAAAAATACATCTTTCCGGGTGGCATGTTGCCAAGTCCCACAGTGCTGAGTGACCAGATTGCCAAATCCGGGCTTGAGTTTGTGACATCCAAGGAATTCGGCGAAAGCTACAGCATCACCTTGCGGCGCTGGCATGAGGTCTTTAACGCCAAATGGGATCAAATCGAGGCCCTTGGGTTCGATGATCGGTTCCGCCGGATGTGGAATTTTTATCTCGCCTCTTGCGCTGCGACCTTTCACAGTGGAAATTGCGACGTAACACAGATTACGATGACCAAAACGTCGTGA
- a CDS encoding TrgA family protein, translating to MPTAAKLVSSIWFALLAWFAAELVKNHLPEGSQFGLMSYISAAFGFLTGWLFMGKRAGDTMRAAYGYGLSSSIILAFWSVFYFAFETMIHRSMSHRYHGPGDALVGMVDLMREYGLYLIKPDVLVVLVVGGLFGGWMTEKAARKWA from the coding sequence ATGCCCACAGCCGCAAAACTTGTTTCGTCGATCTGGTTCGCCCTTTTGGCCTGGTTCGCGGCGGAATTGGTCAAAAACCACCTGCCCGAAGGCTCGCAATTCGGGCTTATGTCCTACATCAGTGCCGCGTTTGGATTTTTGACTGGCTGGTTGTTCATGGGCAAACGGGCCGGAGACACGATGCGGGCCGCCTATGGCTATGGCCTGTCCTCGTCGATCATCCTGGCGTTTTGGAGCGTGTTCTATTTCGCGTTTGAAACCATGATACATCGCTCCATGTCACACCGCTATCACGGTCCGGGCGATGCTTTGGTGGGGATGGTTGATTTGATGCGCGAATATGGCCTCTATCTGATCAAACCGGATGTTTTGGTCGTTCTGGTCGTTGGTGGGCTTTTCGGCGGGTGGATGACGGAAAAGGCAGCGCGAAAATGGGCATGA
- a CDS encoding NUDIX domain-containing protein: protein MGMTNPVMDQMPPQYRALSDRYSQEQITFLHEVIEGDEPYLTEAFLRAAAEEVVLYIGQKTVGDLRALRGMILIRAWARLQASQSWRPRATDRRDMTRRDVIETDRQIPYSYFFAVDETHLTHTRFDGDTSCEMRRAAFLMADAVTVLPYDPLRDRVLVIEQFRFGPYARGDARPWMLEPIAGRIDAGETAENTARREAVEEAGIALSALHKIAEYYPSSGGITEYVLSYIGIADLPDDVTGVGGLESEHEDIASYLISFDRLMQMCDAGQLDVGPLYMSALWLARHRDRLRAEAGL from the coding sequence ATGGGCATGACCAACCCTGTGATGGACCAGATGCCGCCCCAATACCGCGCCCTTTCAGATCGCTACAGCCAAGAGCAGATTACCTTTTTGCATGAGGTGATAGAGGGCGATGAACCCTATCTCACCGAGGCCTTTTTGCGCGCGGCGGCTGAGGAGGTGGTGCTGTATATCGGTCAAAAGACCGTCGGTGATTTGCGCGCGCTGCGTGGCATGATCCTGATCCGGGCTTGGGCGCGGCTACAGGCCAGTCAGAGTTGGCGTCCGCGTGCTACGGATCGCCGTGATATGACGCGGCGTGATGTGATCGAAACCGATCGCCAAATCCCCTACAGCTACTTTTTTGCCGTCGATGAAACCCATCTGACCCACACACGGTTTGACGGGGACACCTCCTGTGAGATGCGCCGTGCGGCGTTTTTGATGGCGGATGCGGTGACGGTTTTGCCCTATGATCCGCTGCGCGATCGGGTCTTGGTGATCGAACAATTCCGCTTTGGCCCCTATGCGCGCGGCGATGCCCGACCATGGATGTTGGAACCTATCGCGGGGCGGATTGATGCGGGAGAGACGGCGGAAAACACTGCCCGGCGCGAGGCGGTGGAAGAGGCCGGGATCGCCCTCTCCGCGCTGCATAAAATCGCCGAATATTACCCCTCAAGCGGCGGGATCACCGAATATGTGTTGTCCTATATCGGCATTGCCGATCTGCCCGATGATGTGACGGGGGTCGGTGGGCTTGAGAGTGAACATGAAGACATCGCCTCCTATCTTATCTCTTTTGATCGGCTGATGCAGATGTGTGATGCGGGTCAATTGGACGTTGGGCCACTCTATATGTCGGCGCTGTGGTTGGCTCGGCACCGCGATCGCTTGCGGGCCGAGGCCGGATTGTAA